One Danio rerio strain Tuebingen ecotype United States chromosome 13, GRCz12tu, whole genome shotgun sequence DNA window includes the following coding sequences:
- the marchf5 gene encoding E3 ubiquitin-protein ligase MARCHF5 isoform X1 yields MVGSIYWTAVTYGAVTVMQVVGHKEGLDVMERADPLFLLIGLPTIPVMLILGKMIRWEDYVLRLWRKYSNKLQILNSIFPGIGCPVPRIPAEASPLADHVSATRILCGALVFPTIATIVGKLMFSSVNSNLQRTILGGIAFVAIKGAFKVYFKQQQYLRQAHRKILNFPEPEEA; encoded by the exons ATGGTGGGATCCATTTACTGGACTGCCGTCACATACGGGGCCGTGACAGTCATGCAG GTTGTAGGTCATAAGGAAGGTCTGGATGTGATGGAAAGAGCCGATCCTCTCTTCTTGCTGATTGGCCTGCCCACCATCCCGGTTATGCTAATTCTGGGGAAGATGATTCGCTGGGAGGATTATGTGCTCCGCCTTTGGAGGAAATACTCCAATAAGCTTCAGATCCTCAACAGTATCTTCCCAG GTATAGGCTGCCCGGTGCCGAGGATCCCGGCGGAGGCCAGTCCTCTGGCCGATCACGTGTCTGCCACACGGATCCTGTGCGGAGCCCTGGTGTTCCCCACCATCGCCACCATCGTGGGCAAACTGATGTTCAGCAGCGTCAACTCAAACCTGCAGAGGACCATTCTG GGTGGCATCGCGTTTGTGGCTATCAAAGGGGCGTTTAAGGTTTATTTCAAGCAGCAGCAGTATCTCCGACAAGCTCACCGTAAGATCCTCAACTTCCCCGAACCGGAAGAGGCCTGA
- the marchf5 gene encoding E3 ubiquitin-protein ligase MARCHF5: MAEEGAVVMQQIVDRSCWVCFATDEDDRTAEWVRPCRCRGSTKWVHQSCLQRWVDEKQRGNSTARVACPQCNAEYLIVFPKLGPVVYVLDLADRLISKACPFAAAGIMVGSIYWTAVTYGAVTVMQVVGHKEGLDVMERADPLFLLIGLPTIPVMLILGKMIRWEDYVLRLWRKYSNKLQILNSIFPGIGCPVPRIPAEASPLADHVSATRILCGALVFPTIATIVGKLMFSSVNSNLQRTILGGIAFVAIKGAFKVYFKQQQYLRQAHRKILNFPEPEEA, encoded by the exons GAGTTGTTGGGTTTGTTTTGCCACAGATGAGGATGACCGTACAGCTGAGTGGGTGCGTCCGTGCCGCTGCCGTGGATCTACTAAATGGGTTCATCAGTCGTGTCTTCAGCGCTGGGTGGATGAGAAACAGAGGGGAAACAGCACAGCACGGGTCGCCTGCCCACAATGCAATGCCGAGTACCTCATTGTGTTCCCTAAGCTTG ggccggtggtGTATGTGCTGGACCTGGCAGACAGGTTGATCTCGAAAGCCTGTCCGTTTGCTGCTGCTGGGATTATGGTGGGATCCATTTACTGGACTGCCGTCACATACGGGGCCGTGACAGTCATGCAG GTTGTAGGTCATAAGGAAGGTCTGGATGTGATGGAAAGAGCCGATCCTCTCTTCTTGCTGATTGGCCTGCCCACCATCCCGGTTATGCTAATTCTGGGGAAGATGATTCGCTGGGAGGATTATGTGCTCCGCCTTTGGAGGAAATACTCCAATAAGCTTCAGATCCTCAACAGTATCTTCCCAG GTATAGGCTGCCCGGTGCCGAGGATCCCGGCGGAGGCCAGTCCTCTGGCCGATCACGTGTCTGCCACACGGATCCTGTGCGGAGCCCTGGTGTTCCCCACCATCGCCACCATCGTGGGCAAACTGATGTTCAGCAGCGTCAACTCAAACCTGCAGAGGACCATTCTG GGTGGCATCGCGTTTGTGGCTATCAAAGGGGCGTTTAAGGTTTATTTCAAGCAGCAGCAGTATCTCCGACAAGCTCACCGTAAGATCCTCAACTTCCCCGAACCGGAAGAGGCCTGA